One window from the genome of Paenibacillus azoreducens encodes:
- a CDS encoding M56 family metallopeptidase gives MSPTLHANLLSVFGWVIRGSFMAGILVLLVLIVQFLLKNKLEARWKYLIWLPVAIRLLLPWAPESSLSLYNVLSLEAIAPGIHQKTQDPTEWKGVGRSGEAAVDGERYLKPETSGTSEIAALSPESGTVQTHGIWWNQIKQLGFTNGLMLVWLAGVLFFAAKTVYDQIRLKQALRAGRSIDTPFLSAVFQDTKQLFGIKRKVRFVASEQIPGPAVVGFREPAIVIAPSLLVTLQKDQLQYILAHEFSHIQRRDVAVNWMMHMILILHWFNPLIWIAAHKARQAQEMACDACALDRMRPQQKNAYGQTIIHVLEHLSVSHYQPGLAGLSATHKEMKRRLIMIKQFNKKSYRLSILGLGMILALGSVTLVNAKESGAESASQKPSVQSQQNAKAAVDKEDDIVYPEGNIDRELYKKELEKARKKAEEAAKALTPEEKKYIEDETNRVKELSKKTGDMYVLYHKYKDLNSGLDLSYLGGLEEFSNYEDYLKKASDLEGSILKQPANLPEGYKFSKARIEGPTEGKFVDEVRAEGKKSGKPIYAKKIDWKEAATIRLEYTNGKNTLAISKYTLDAEGSKKQGFFEDDLPAQIYPKYVFWHEGGFEYSISTTWDMSKEKKIEILKAAVKK, from the coding sequence ATGAGTCCGACATTGCATGCGAATTTATTGTCTGTTTTTGGTTGGGTGATTCGTGGATCATTTATGGCCGGCATTTTGGTTCTGCTAGTCCTGATCGTGCAATTTCTCTTAAAAAACAAGCTTGAAGCCAGATGGAAATATTTGATTTGGCTGCCAGTGGCGATCCGCCTGCTGCTCCCTTGGGCGCCGGAATCTTCGCTTAGCCTGTATAATGTTTTGTCTCTTGAGGCCATAGCGCCCGGAATTCATCAGAAGACCCAAGATCCCACGGAATGGAAGGGAGTGGGGAGATCAGGCGAGGCGGCGGTTGATGGGGAGCGCTATTTAAAACCGGAAACAAGCGGAACTTCGGAAATAGCTGCTCTATCCCCCGAATCGGGAACTGTGCAGACGCACGGCATTTGGTGGAATCAGATCAAGCAACTTGGATTTACCAATGGGCTGATGCTGGTATGGCTTGCGGGGGTATTGTTTTTTGCTGCGAAAACGGTGTACGACCAGATTCGATTGAAACAAGCCCTGCGTGCAGGGCGATCCATCGATACTCCATTTTTATCGGCAGTGTTTCAAGACACGAAGCAGCTGTTTGGCATAAAGCGTAAAGTGCGGTTTGTCGCATCGGAACAGATTCCCGGACCAGCCGTAGTCGGTTTTCGTGAACCTGCGATTGTCATTGCGCCAAGTCTGCTCGTTACGTTGCAGAAGGATCAGCTTCAATATATTCTGGCGCATGAATTTTCGCATATCCAGCGGCGGGATGTGGCAGTGAACTGGATGATGCACATGATCCTCATTCTCCACTGGTTTAATCCGCTCATATGGATCGCCGCACATAAAGCAAGACAGGCCCAGGAGATGGCCTGCGATGCATGCGCCTTGGATCGGATGAGGCCGCAGCAAAAAAATGCATACGGGCAAACGATTATTCATGTACTGGAACATCTTTCGGTCAGTCATTATCAGCCGGGGCTTGCCGGTTTATCCGCTACACATAAAGAAATGAAAAGGAGACTTATCATGATCAAACAGTTTAATAAAAAATCCTATCGTTTATCCATACTGGGTTTAGGGATGATTCTCGCGCTTGGCAGCGTGACATTGGTTAACGCAAAGGAAAGCGGCGCAGAGAGCGCATCGCAAAAGCCTTCCGTGCAATCGCAGCAAAATGCAAAAGCTGCTGTGGACAAAGAGGATGATATTGTTTATCCCGAGGGGAATATAGACCGCGAGCTTTACAAAAAAGAACTGGAAAAGGCTCGAAAAAAAGCAGAGGAAGCTGCCAAGGCTCTAACCCCGGAGGAAAAGAAATATATCGAAGATGAGACCAATCGAGTGAAGGAACTGAGCAAAAAGACAGGTGATATGTACGTTCTGTATCATAAATACAAGGATCTGAATAGCGGACTCGACCTCAGTTATTTGGGAGGGCTAGAGGAATTCTCTAATTACGAGGACTACTTGAAAAAAGCTTCCGACTTGGAAGGTTCCATCCTGAAGCAGCCTGCCAACTTGCCGGAGGGGTATAAGTTCTCCAAAGCAAGAATCGAAGGTCCGACAGAAGGGAAATTCGTTGATGAAGTCCGGGCCGAAGGTAAGAAAAGCGGAAAACCCATCTACGCGAAAAAGATAGACTGGAAAGAGGCGGCAACCATCCGTCTTGAATATACGAACGGGAAAAACACGCTGGCCATTTCTAAATATACGTTGGACGCAGAGGGAAGTAAAAAGCAAGGATTCTTTGAGGATGACCTCCCGGCGCAAATCTATCCAAAATACGTTTTTTGGCATGAAGGCGGCTTCGAATACAGCATCTCAACGACATGGGATATGTCCAAGGAAAAGAAAATCGAAATTCTGAAAGCTGCGGTAAAAAAATAA
- a CDS encoding BlaI/MecI/CopY family transcriptional regulator, which yields MKQIPPITDAELEIMRVLWANPDCLSGEVVKQLTDKMGWSPNTTRTLLNRLVQKEAAGAKLEEGLKRTQLYYPIISEQEYLLSETTSFMKKLYGGALKPMLANLLKDKKLDAQEVEDLKALFDENRGDSEPEKRDNR from the coding sequence ATGAAGCAAATACCGCCGATTACAGATGCAGAACTAGAAATTATGCGGGTACTATGGGCAAATCCGGATTGCCTTTCCGGAGAGGTCGTAAAGCAGCTAACGGACAAAATGGGCTGGAGCCCGAATACGACGCGGACGCTTTTGAACCGATTAGTGCAGAAGGAAGCTGCAGGGGCAAAGCTGGAAGAGGGTTTGAAGCGCACCCAGCTATATTATCCAATCATCAGCGAGCAGGAATACTTGCTGTCCGAGACCACATCCTTCATGAAAAAGCTGTATGGCGGGGCATTAAAGCCGATGCTGGCCAATTTATTAAAGGATAAAAAGCTGGATGCACAGGAAGTCGAAGATCTGAAGGCTTTATTTGACGAAAACCGTGGCGACAGCGAACCGGAAAAGAGAGATAACCGATGA